The [Bacillus] selenitireducens MLS10 genome includes a region encoding these proteins:
- a CDS encoding GTP pyrophosphokinase, whose protein sequence is MTDVPAIELKELQAVRKKMTKFLMTYRFALEEMMTKVDILKEEFHIAHDYNPIEHTKSRIKTPESIIQKAQRKDLGFKTADIKEAIRDIAGIRITCSFRSDIYEIRHMLLSQQDIELIDEKDYIKHPKPNGYQSLHLIVRVPVFMSDRVEYPYVELQIRTIAMDFWASLEHKIYYKYEKDAPQELIDELSSAADAVTALDKKMERIHLELRKQDPPAESAEDDLFDLPEDMLRRILKMSQERTSTNPH, encoded by the coding sequence ATGACAGATGTGCCGGCGATTGAACTGAAAGAACTGCAGGCCGTGAGGAAAAAGATGACGAAGTTTCTGATGACGTACCGGTTTGCACTTGAGGAAATGATGACGAAGGTGGATATCCTGAAAGAAGAGTTTCATATTGCCCACGATTACAACCCGATCGAGCATACGAAGTCCAGGATTAAGACACCCGAAAGTATCATACAGAAGGCGCAGCGAAAAGATCTCGGTTTTAAAACAGCCGATATAAAAGAAGCCATACGTGATATTGCAGGGATACGCATCACGTGCTCATTCCGCTCGGATATTTATGAAATCCGGCACATGCTCCTGAGTCAACAGGATATTGAGCTGATTGACGAGAAGGATTATATTAAACATCCGAAACCGAACGGCTATCAGAGTCTGCACCTGATTGTCCGTGTACCGGTATTTATGTCGGATCGGGTGGAATATCCCTATGTGGAGCTGCAGATCCGGACGATCGCGATGGATTTCTGGGCGAGTCTCGAACATAAAATCTACTATAAATATGAGAAAGATGCCCCTCAGGAGCTGATCGATGAACTGAGCAGTGCGGCGGATGCGGTGACGGCCCTTGATAAAAAAATGGAACGGATTCATCTGGAGCTCCGAAAACAGGATCCGCCTGCGGAATCAGCAGAGGATGATCTGTTTGATTTGCCGGAAGATATGTTAAGGCGGATTCTGAAAATGAGTCAGGAACGCACGTCAACGAACCCCCACTGA
- a CDS encoding phosphate/phosphite/phosphonate ABC transporter substrate-binding protein produces MKRWMTTVAAMGLLTVAGCQAANEDNGNETADGDPEELVLGFFPSTDSDQVTTRIEPMADQLSEALGMPVRGEVMTNYSALVEAMGSGQVHVGFIPAFAYILANERHDIEVILKSLRDGEDSYRSQFVVRADADYETVADLEGAIWAFPDVASTSGYLFPATQIRNELGMSEDAFFGDLLEAGTHDNALVSVMDGNADVATTFEDARVRIEDDYPDVYDEENGLRQLSFTDPIPNDTISVIPELSAELVAAIEKAFLSFNDDDDILAIMEEVYRWDGITEASDEEYDIIRQTYENFSDEIDPLE; encoded by the coding sequence ATGAAACGATGGATGACGACTGTGGCAGCGATGGGTTTATTGACCGTCGCCGGCTGTCAGGCGGCGAATGAGGACAATGGCAATGAAACGGCAGACGGGGATCCGGAAGAGCTCGTGCTGGGGTTTTTCCCATCAACGGACTCAGATCAGGTGACGACGAGAATTGAGCCGATGGCTGATCAGCTCTCTGAAGCACTCGGGATGCCGGTGCGCGGAGAGGTAATGACGAATTATTCGGCCCTCGTTGAAGCGATGGGAAGCGGGCAGGTGCATGTCGGATTCATTCCCGCTTTTGCCTATATTCTGGCGAATGAGCGGCACGACATTGAGGTGATCCTCAAGTCCCTCCGTGACGGGGAAGACAGTTACCGTTCGCAGTTTGTCGTGCGGGCAGATGCTGACTATGAGACCGTTGCCGATCTTGAAGGAGCGATCTGGGCCTTTCCCGATGTTGCCTCGACGAGCGGGTATTTGTTTCCGGCCACTCAGATTCGTAACGAGCTCGGGATGAGTGAGGATGCTTTTTTCGGCGACCTTCTTGAAGCAGGGACGCATGATAATGCGCTCGTGTCGGTCATGGACGGCAATGCCGATGTGGCAACGACCTTTGAAGATGCCCGCGTCCGGATAGAGGATGACTATCCGGATGTGTATGATGAGGAAAACGGACTCCGCCAGCTCAGTTTCACGGATCCGATTCCAAACGATACGATTTCGGTCATTCCGGAGCTCTCCGCGGAGCTCGTCGCAGCGATTGAAAAAGCCTTCCTCTCGTTTAATGACGATGATGACATCCTGGCGATTATGGAAGAAGTATACCGCTGGGACGGGATTACGGAAGCGTCTGATGAGGAGTATGACATCATCAGACAGACTTATGAGAATTTCTCCGACGAAATCGATCCGTTGGAGTAA
- the phnC gene encoding phosphonate ABC transporter ATP-binding protein, which produces MIRFEEVSVTYPNQTPALKKVSATIEAGECVAIVGLSGAGKSTLIRTVNGLVPVTSGEITVDGHAVSAMAKKAMRELRTNVGMIFQQHNLVSRSSVLRNVMAGRLGHASTLRSTLNLHAKSDIALAYGALKRLGMGEYVHTRADQLSGGQQQRVAIARALAQEPKILLADEPVASLDPPTVHQVMRDIRRINQEDKITTIINLHMVDVALMYADRLIGLKDGEVVFDGPVSEVTDDVLTGIYGRPVRPEDTLEGAARRAST; this is translated from the coding sequence ATGATCCGTTTTGAAGAGGTATCTGTGACATATCCGAATCAGACACCGGCTTTGAAGAAGGTGTCTGCGACGATTGAAGCAGGTGAATGTGTTGCGATCGTCGGACTCTCCGGAGCGGGGAAGTCGACGCTGATCCGCACGGTGAACGGACTGGTGCCGGTCACATCCGGTGAGATCACCGTCGATGGTCATGCCGTTTCAGCGATGGCAAAGAAGGCGATGAGAGAGCTGCGGACGAACGTCGGCATGATTTTTCAGCAGCATAATCTTGTCAGCCGTTCCTCGGTTCTGAGAAACGTCATGGCCGGACGGCTCGGTCATGCCTCAACCCTACGAAGCACCCTCAATCTTCATGCGAAATCGGATATAGCCCTTGCCTATGGAGCCTTGAAGCGCCTTGGCATGGGGGAATATGTGCATACGAGAGCCGATCAGCTGAGCGGCGGACAGCAGCAGCGAGTGGCGATTGCGAGGGCCCTCGCGCAGGAACCGAAGATCCTCCTTGCCGATGAGCCGGTGGCGAGTCTTGATCCGCCAACGGTCCATCAGGTGATGCGGGACATCAGGCGGATCAATCAGGAAGACAAGATTACAACGATCATCAACCTGCATATGGTGGATGTGGCCCTGATGTATGCAGACCGTCTGATCGGACTGAAGGACGGGGAAGTCGTCTTTGACGGTCCGGTCTCTGAGGTGACCGATGACGTCCTGACCGGGATTTATGGGCGTCCTGTCCGTCCTGAGGATACGCTGGAAGGAGCGGCCCGCCGTGCATCCACCTGA
- a CDS encoding methyl-accepting chemotaxis protein, with amino-acid sequence MKKAGSIQTKIMIFVALVVVAIVTLSYFNYTFAKAELENQIEGKMGHLSNEIINEMDARLNSHQLLGESLGSVSANVGPVLDRGDMETLIEDMLRLNDETFGMGVWFEPFMYDGESEYVGPYGYKDGEEVFFTDEYEDPAYDFHSQEWYLAGLESGEVVWTEPYFDEGLDTTLITTSVPMTDASGQAMGVISSDIDIGQLQEMVRTIDTGYDGAGMLIGPDEEFLVHPHVANSLDLRLSEDEDFSGLSAVLSDSSSGVTRMTYEGDEVSVYYEHLPRMDWTLGLVIPDSEAYATLNGLLIQMAILSIVIISLFLVSATVFSKKLTTPVKLLSEQVGEVASGNLAVHIEPRTNDEIGQLTVNFNDMVTSLRDVVKSVRSSVHTVSEASEQLSAVSEETTATGEEISRSIDEMAKGTNEAAGHAEQTNAATLSLAEELTGLVDQTNQLSQYSETVQELNESGMQQMGQLKEKSARSAEMVQSVEEVIRNLAGQMEQIGSITGTISSISEQTNLLALNASIEAARAGEHGKGFAVVADEVRKLAEESSSSAQNISDSITKLQADTKEVENWIVTSRETSDEQLKVSEDTIQAFGSISSENERMAEAIRNMAKDIEGIDGYKSQVVEAVSHIAAILEESAAASEEVNASSEEQIRAIRTIAESAENLQLSGEELDKLVKQFSVE; translated from the coding sequence TTGAAAAAAGCAGGAAGCATACAGACAAAAATTATGATTTTCGTCGCACTGGTCGTTGTGGCGATCGTGACGTTGTCTTATTTCAATTATACGTTCGCAAAAGCAGAACTCGAAAATCAGATTGAAGGTAAAATGGGACACTTGTCCAATGAAATCATCAATGAAATGGACGCGAGGCTGAACAGTCATCAGCTCTTGGGTGAGTCCTTAGGCAGTGTGTCGGCAAACGTGGGTCCGGTTCTTGACAGAGGGGATATGGAGACCCTGATCGAAGACATGCTACGGTTAAATGATGAAACGTTCGGCATGGGGGTCTGGTTTGAACCATTTATGTATGACGGTGAATCGGAATACGTCGGGCCTTACGGGTATAAAGACGGAGAAGAGGTTTTCTTTACGGATGAATATGAGGATCCTGCCTATGATTTTCATTCACAGGAGTGGTATCTGGCGGGACTTGAGTCAGGAGAAGTGGTCTGGACCGAGCCGTACTTTGACGAAGGGCTCGATACGACGCTCATTACGACAAGCGTGCCGATGACAGATGCATCGGGTCAGGCTATGGGTGTGATTTCGAGTGATATCGATATCGGTCAGCTTCAGGAGATGGTTCGTACCATCGATACGGGCTATGACGGAGCGGGAATGCTGATTGGACCGGATGAAGAATTTCTCGTGCATCCGCATGTTGCCAACAGTCTTGATTTGAGGCTGTCGGAGGACGAGGATTTCAGTGGACTCTCCGCCGTTCTGAGTGATTCCTCATCCGGTGTGACGCGGATGACGTATGAAGGTGATGAGGTGTCGGTCTATTATGAGCACTTGCCGAGGATGGACTGGACCCTGGGACTTGTGATTCCTGACAGTGAGGCCTATGCGACACTGAACGGCCTTTTGATCCAGATGGCGATTCTGTCCATTGTGATTATTTCATTGTTCCTCGTTTCAGCAACGGTCTTCTCGAAGAAACTGACGACGCCTGTGAAGCTGTTAAGTGAACAGGTGGGCGAAGTGGCATCCGGAAATCTGGCTGTTCATATCGAACCGCGAACGAATGATGAGATCGGGCAGTTGACGGTGAATTTCAACGACATGGTGACCAGTCTCCGTGACGTGGTCAAATCGGTCCGGTCATCCGTCCATACCGTGTCTGAAGCGTCCGAGCAGCTGAGTGCGGTATCTGAGGAGACGACCGCAACAGGTGAAGAAATTAGCCGATCCATCGATGAGATGGCGAAAGGAACAAACGAAGCTGCCGGACACGCAGAACAGACGAATGCCGCCACACTCTCACTGGCCGAAGAACTGACTGGCCTTGTGGATCAGACCAATCAGCTCAGTCAGTATTCTGAGACGGTTCAGGAGCTCAATGAGTCCGGAATGCAGCAAATGGGGCAATTGAAGGAAAAGTCCGCACGATCTGCGGAGATGGTTCAGTCGGTGGAAGAGGTCATCCGGAATCTCGCGGGTCAGATGGAACAGATCGGCAGCATCACCGGAACCATCAGTTCGATTTCCGAACAGACGAATCTCCTTGCTTTGAATGCGTCGATTGAAGCAGCCCGGGCCGGTGAACATGGAAAAGGTTTCGCCGTTGTGGCTGATGAAGTCCGAAAGCTTGCCGAAGAGTCCTCATCATCGGCGCAGAACATCAGTGACTCGATCACGAAGCTGCAGGCAGATACAAAGGAAGTGGAGAACTGGATCGTAACGTCGAGAGAGACGTCTGATGAACAGTTAAAAGTATCGGAGGATACGATACAGGCATTCGGATCCATTTCTTCAGAAAATGAGCGGATGGCAGAGGCAATCCGCAACATGGCGAAAGATATCGAAGGCATCGACGGCTACAAAAGCCAGGTCGTTGAAGCGGTCAGCCATATCGCTGCGATTCTTGAAGAGAGTGCGGCAGCCTCTGAAGAGGTCAATGCTTCAAGTGAAGAACAGATCCGTGCGATCCGCACGATTGCAGAATCCGCCGAGAACCTTCAGCTTTCCGGTGAAGAACTCGATAAACTCGTTAAGCAGTTCTCTGTGGAATGA
- a CDS encoding sodium-dependent bicarbonate transport family permease → MGNVDSILYIMTNPAIILFIVGILAAIGKSNLQFPDGLSMGLNMYLLLAIGIKGGIGIAGVPFTDMSSALVGALVIGLVLPVFGFLLARLFRFSFTDSVSLAAVFGSVSLVTYAAATAQLTQMGVFFEPYMTGLVVLLEIPGLVVALLIYQSVKSPVFGIVPSEGAGVGNVMMESLMSKSILLLLAGLVAGFAAPDPAVLEPFFIDLFPGVLLLFLLGLGLKVGNQLHVLKEYGWRLIAVGVLFPLIGGMVGYLAASIAGLTPGGTVLFMTLAASGSYIAAPAMLQASVPEAKSSFYLTVALAVTFPFNLIIGIPLFMSLVL, encoded by the coding sequence ATGGGAAATGTGGATAGCATACTGTATATCATGACAAACCCGGCTATTATTTTATTCATCGTGGGTATTCTTGCCGCCATCGGCAAATCGAATCTTCAGTTCCCAGATGGGCTGTCTATGGGACTGAACATGTATTTACTCCTTGCCATTGGCATCAAAGGGGGAATCGGCATTGCAGGCGTCCCCTTCACCGATATGTCGAGTGCCCTGGTTGGTGCACTCGTCATCGGTCTTGTACTGCCGGTTTTTGGTTTCTTGCTTGCAAGGCTGTTTCGGTTTTCATTCACCGATTCGGTCAGTCTTGCAGCCGTATTCGGCTCTGTGTCCCTTGTGACGTATGCAGCGGCTACGGCTCAGTTGACACAGATGGGGGTGTTTTTTGAACCTTATATGACGGGGCTCGTCGTTCTTCTTGAGATTCCGGGTCTCGTTGTAGCGCTGCTGATTTATCAGTCCGTGAAGTCACCGGTGTTCGGGATTGTGCCGAGTGAGGGAGCCGGCGTTGGGAACGTCATGATGGAAAGCCTGATGTCCAAGAGCATTCTGTTGTTGCTTGCGGGTCTGGTCGCTGGATTTGCCGCCCCGGATCCGGCTGTCCTTGAGCCGTTTTTCATTGATTTATTCCCTGGCGTACTGTTGTTGTTCCTGCTTGGACTGGGTCTTAAAGTCGGAAATCAGCTGCATGTGCTGAAGGAATACGGCTGGCGTCTGATTGCAGTCGGGGTGCTTTTTCCGCTGATAGGCGGTATGGTCGGCTATTTGGCCGCATCCATAGCCGGTCTGACACCTGGCGGAACCGTGCTGTTTATGACGCTTGCGGCGAGCGGGTCATACATCGCGGCACCTGCGATGCTTCAGGCATCGGTTCCTGAAGCCAAGTCATCGTTTTACTTAACCGTTGCTCTGGCTGTCACGTTCCCGTTCAATTTGATCATCGGAATCCCGTTATTCATGAGTCTCGTTCTTTAA
- a CDS encoding YidH family protein encodes MMGSTVDSMYIQQHLANERTFLAWLRTALAMKGIGFLIFGIELATDLGTPLTRTLAAAFSVLSFFAGMTVLVIGTVLFFRNRRTINAQQFKASGPAVLIAGIAVALVMLMLMIYVLLVSV; translated from the coding sequence ATGATGGGAAGCACCGTTGACTCAATGTATATTCAGCAGCATCTTGCCAATGAGCGCACGTTTCTTGCCTGGTTAAGAACGGCACTTGCGATGAAGGGGATCGGCTTTCTGATTTTCGGCATTGAACTGGCGACGGATCTCGGAACTCCGCTTACGCGAACGCTTGCGGCTGCCTTCAGTGTGCTGTCCTTCTTCGCGGGAATGACGGTTTTAGTCATTGGAACCGTGCTGTTTTTCAGGAATCGGCGCACGATCAACGCCCAGCAGTTTAAAGCGTCAGGTCCGGCAGTTCTCATTGCCGGTATCGCCGTGGCTCTGGTGATGCTGATGCTGATGATCTACGTACTCCTGGTCAGCGTGTGA
- the phnE gene encoding phosphonate ABC transporter, permease protein PhnE, producing the protein MKSDDRQPVLPPKRNVPLRKRIRLWLVIMVLTSMYTWTFLSVNIDWSRVFSEQTLSNMGRVLPQLFRPDWSSAGESLVWMGETLAMAYLGTLMAMGMALLFAFVAAENVVPVRLINGVTRLGLGGIRAFPDLMLALLFVAAVGPSPFAGVLAIFISSIGMMGKLFFEAMETAQPGPVEALRANGANRIQVFVYGMLPQVLPVILSITLYRFEINIRSSAVLGLVGAGGIGTMIQLSTMNRNWDEVGMALLTIILVVSLLDWISSKLRQKLV; encoded by the coding sequence ATGAAGAGCGATGACAGACAACCGGTTCTTCCACCGAAGCGGAATGTGCCGCTTCGAAAACGGATCAGGCTGTGGCTCGTGATCATGGTTCTGACATCGATGTATACCTGGACTTTTCTTTCGGTGAACATTGACTGGTCAAGGGTGTTCAGTGAACAGACCCTGTCGAATATGGGGCGGGTTCTGCCGCAGCTGTTCAGGCCAGACTGGTCTTCGGCAGGTGAATCCCTTGTCTGGATGGGTGAAACCCTTGCAATGGCGTACCTCGGTACGCTTATGGCCATGGGAATGGCTTTACTGTTTGCGTTTGTCGCAGCGGAAAACGTTGTCCCGGTCCGTCTCATCAACGGGGTAACCCGGCTCGGTCTCGGCGGGATCAGGGCATTTCCGGATCTGATGCTCGCGCTTTTGTTTGTCGCAGCAGTGGGGCCGTCCCCTTTCGCCGGGGTGCTGGCCATCTTTATCAGTTCCATCGGTATGATGGGCAAGCTGTTCTTTGAAGCGATGGAGACGGCACAACCGGGGCCCGTGGAGGCGCTTCGTGCCAACGGGGCCAACCGTATTCAGGTCTTCGTTTACGGGATGCTGCCTCAAGTGCTTCCTGTTATTTTGTCGATTACGCTTTACCGGTTCGAAATCAATATCCGTTCGTCGGCGGTGCTGGGACTTGTCGGTGCAGGGGGCATTGGCACGATGATCCAGCTTTCGACTATGAACCGCAACTGGGATGAGGTGGGGATGGCCCTGTTGACGATTATCCTTGTCGTCTCACTCCTTGACTGGATCAGTTCAAAGCTGAGACAAAAGCTTGTTTAA
- a CDS encoding DUF2294 domain-containing protein: MLIMIVNGEERNLLKATRGQLELALSTKITQWEKDYLGRGSVSCKCDLIRDMAIVTLDGILTKAEMELSKDRSGREQTKKFRNDLVESGRHDLEQMVYEILQTSLVSIHTDISTKTGERVIVFKLSDPWDHAQKD, translated from the coding sequence ATGCTCATTATGATTGTGAATGGAGAGGAGCGAAACCTGTTGAAAGCTACGAGAGGGCAACTGGAGTTGGCATTGAGCACGAAGATCACCCAATGGGAAAAAGACTACCTCGGGCGTGGGTCCGTCTCTTGTAAATGTGACCTGATCCGGGACATGGCGATTGTCACGCTTGATGGAATCCTGACCAAGGCGGAAATGGAACTGTCAAAGGACCGCTCAGGAAGAGAGCAGACAAAGAAATTCAGGAACGACCTGGTTGAATCAGGCAGGCATGATCTTGAGCAGATGGTTTATGAGATACTGCAGACATCACTCGTATCCATTCATACGGATATCAGCACGAAAACCGGCGAACGGGTCATTGTTTTTAAGTTGTCCGATCCATGGGATCATGCACAAAAGGATTGA
- a CDS encoding NAD(P)/FAD-dependent oxidoreductase, with the protein MNQFTIIGGGVVGACLARELSVLSDRVVLIEKEEAPAKVQTVHNSALVHSPMMVPSKKGALKARLARRGNRMYQGLASDWSIPVFTDGGLLLAMNDREEALLETMITEAENDGDAVYERMTRKAILKAEPNVNRDVKSGLFLPEAISADTAFITNRAIEEAKSRGAKIYTGTEVTDIDVQSESFILHTASGGKIETRWVINAAGIGAAGIAGLIEEQVTYENRFVKGDYLVLDQDAAGWASHILYPIPTLETKGILVIPQPDGTTRLGPTAVEITSKDEACMRDEDEALIRQEIERMMTNVPYHRVFRHYTGIRSSLKESDDFYIKPSREHPQFFHVAGIDSPGVTAAPAIAEYVAEQIRMSS; encoded by the coding sequence ATGAATCAGTTCACCATAATCGGCGGCGGTGTGGTTGGTGCGTGTCTTGCAAGAGAGCTCTCGGTCCTGTCAGACCGTGTTGTGCTCATTGAAAAAGAGGAAGCTCCTGCCAAGGTGCAGACGGTTCACAACAGTGCCCTTGTCCATTCCCCCATGATGGTGCCATCGAAAAAAGGAGCACTCAAGGCAAGACTGGCAAGACGCGGAAACCGGATGTATCAGGGGCTGGCAAGCGATTGGTCGATTCCGGTGTTTACTGATGGCGGGCTTCTGTTGGCCATGAATGACCGCGAGGAAGCGCTGCTTGAAACGATGATCACAGAAGCCGAAAATGACGGTGATGCTGTCTATGAGCGCATGACACGCAAAGCCATTTTGAAAGCGGAACCAAATGTGAACAGAGACGTGAAAAGCGGTCTCTTTTTACCGGAAGCGATCAGTGCCGACACAGCTTTTATCACGAACCGGGCGATTGAGGAAGCGAAGAGCCGTGGAGCGAAGATTTACACAGGAACAGAAGTGACGGATATCGATGTGCAGTCGGAATCCTTTATTCTGCATACGGCGAGCGGCGGGAAGATCGAAACCCGTTGGGTGATTAATGCAGCGGGAATCGGGGCTGCAGGAATTGCAGGTTTGATCGAAGAACAGGTAACTTACGAGAACCGGTTTGTAAAGGGTGATTATCTCGTTCTCGATCAGGACGCAGCCGGCTGGGCCAGTCACATCCTGTACCCGATCCCGACCCTTGAAACGAAAGGCATTCTGGTGATCCCGCAGCCGGACGGAACGACTAGACTCGGGCCGACTGCCGTTGAAATCACCTCCAAAGACGAAGCATGTATGCGTGATGAGGATGAAGCGTTGATCAGGCAGGAGATTGAACGGATGATGACGAATGTCCCTTATCATCGTGTCTTCAGGCATTATACGGGGATTCGATCCTCCTTGAAAGAAAGCGACGATTTCTATATTAAGCCGTCCCGTGAACATCCGCAGTTCTTCCATGTGGCGGGGATCGATTCGCCAGGTGTCACAGCAGCTCCGGCCATTGCGGAATATGTCGCTGAACAGATCAGGATGTCTTCCTGA
- a CDS encoding RNA-guided endonuclease InsQ/TnpB family protein — MARKKPVKVLRRKKKTANMQRFTQKQNIGRSTLGAREFRLLQRMSHSSKALRNVGLYTIKQKYLNENKMATTKEIDSAMKADMNYWGIQSNSVQAVRRTLLSDVKSFFEALKKWKENPVGFTGRPKFPNYSLSTAKRVIEIYQVPKVDKDGYWTIPMNADFRKRFGPLKLRMPKNLMDKKIPYIEIVPKQNGRFFEAHYVYEVPVSQMKKQKTTTKALSCDLGVDYLLSCATNQGDAFLVNGKRLKSINQYFNKKISQLKQKNIGNGLSKRIVTNQMASLWRKRNLQIDGYLSQTVGLLFKQIKRLNVDTVVIGYNAGWKQESGLGKKTNQEFVQIPFHRLISAIENKCLKEGIRFVKQEESYTSKSSFLDNDDIPVWIKGDDTRYSFSGKRLYRGFYRCENGQCIHADINAALNILRKSQVVEWDEKTQIKTPMIMDVQKRKAVA; from the coding sequence ATGGCTAGGAAAAAACCGGTTAAAGTGTTACGCAGGAAAAAGAAAACAGCCAATATGCAACGGTTCACCCAAAAACAGAACATTGGTCGCAGTACCCTTGGTGCTAGAGAGTTTCGACTTCTGCAACGCATGTCTCATAGTTCCAAGGCTTTGCGAAATGTAGGCTTATATACGATTAAACAAAAGTATTTAAACGAAAACAAAATGGCAACAACAAAAGAAATAGACAGCGCAATGAAGGCCGATATGAACTATTGGGGCATTCAATCCAACTCCGTACAAGCGGTTCGAAGAACCTTGCTCAGCGATGTAAAGAGCTTCTTCGAAGCGTTAAAGAAGTGGAAAGAAAACCCTGTAGGCTTCACAGGTCGTCCGAAATTTCCAAATTATTCTCTTTCCACGGCTAAACGCGTCATCGAAATCTATCAAGTCCCCAAAGTGGATAAGGATGGATATTGGACCATTCCAATGAACGCTGATTTCAGGAAACGTTTTGGCCCCTTGAAGTTGCGAATGCCGAAGAATTTGATGGATAAAAAGATTCCTTACATTGAAATCGTACCAAAGCAAAACGGTCGGTTCTTTGAGGCTCACTATGTATATGAAGTTCCAGTGTCTCAAATGAAGAAACAAAAAACGACAACAAAAGCTTTGAGTTGCGATTTAGGTGTAGATTATCTTCTCAGTTGTGCAACAAATCAAGGAGACGCCTTTTTGGTTAACGGAAAGAGGTTAAAATCCATCAACCAGTACTTCAACAAAAAGATAAGTCAATTAAAACAAAAAAACATCGGAAACGGCTTGTCGAAACGCATCGTGACGAATCAAATGGCTTCCCTTTGGCGTAAACGAAATCTCCAAATAGACGGCTATCTTTCACAAACCGTAGGTTTGTTGTTCAAACAAATAAAACGACTGAACGTCGATACTGTGGTAATCGGTTATAATGCCGGTTGGAAGCAAGAATCAGGTTTGGGGAAGAAAACCAATCAAGAGTTCGTACAAATTCCTTTCCACAGATTGATTTCGGCTATCGAGAATAAGTGTCTCAAGGAAGGCATCCGTTTCGTTAAGCAAGAGGAAAGTTACACGTCTAAATCCAGTTTTCTGGATAATGACGATATTCCGGTTTGGATAAAAGGCGACGACACAAGATATTCCTTTAGCGGGAAACGCCTATATCGGGGCTTCTATCGCTGCGAAAACGGACAATGCATCCACGCCGACATTAATGCAGCATTAAATATCCTTCGGAAATCTCAAGTAGTCGAATGGGATGAAAAAACACAAATAAAAACGCCCATGATCATGGACGTTCAAAAACGTAAAGCTGTTGCTTAG
- the phnE gene encoding phosphonate ABC transporter, permease protein PhnE, which produces MHPPEQKSVNRVPDLIGAKTKRTVTGTLVVITLMYLFATGFTGASPAELWEGLPDLWRLMQDFFPPNWGYLPEAFSRLLETVQMAIIATTVAAFAALPLALFGAANLAPSRSLSVSIKQGMNLLRTIPDLLLAVIFIGMFGVGVFSGVMALIIVSTGILVKLTSEAAEAIQPGPVEAVRASGANLIQVMAYGVVPQLLPQFTSYALYVFEINVRASLVLGFVGAGGIGQLLQRSISFFRYDDALMVVLVIFAAVVVIDRISLTVRKGLI; this is translated from the coding sequence GTGCATCCACCTGAGCAGAAATCCGTCAACCGGGTGCCGGATCTCATCGGGGCAAAAACGAAACGGACGGTTACCGGCACATTGGTTGTCATTACGCTAATGTATCTGTTTGCGACGGGGTTTACCGGCGCCTCTCCTGCGGAGCTGTGGGAGGGACTGCCGGATTTGTGGCGGCTTATGCAGGATTTCTTTCCGCCGAACTGGGGGTATCTGCCGGAAGCGTTCTCCCGTCTTTTGGAGACCGTTCAGATGGCGATTATCGCGACGACCGTCGCCGCGTTTGCCGCGTTGCCTCTTGCGCTGTTCGGCGCAGCAAATCTTGCTCCTTCCCGCAGTTTGTCGGTTTCGATCAAGCAGGGGATGAACCTGCTGCGGACGATCCCGGATCTGCTATTGGCGGTGATTTTTATCGGCATGTTCGGTGTCGGTGTCTTCTCCGGCGTCATGGCACTGATTATCGTGTCGACGGGGATCCTTGTGAAGCTCACTTCTGAAGCCGCAGAAGCCATTCAGCCTGGGCCCGTCGAGGCGGTCAGGGCAAGTGGGGCCAACCTGATTCAGGTGATGGCCTATGGCGTCGTGCCCCAGCTGTTGCCTCAGTTTACGTCCTACGCCCTGTACGTGTTTGAGATTAACGTCCGGGCCTCTCTTGTCCTTGGTTTTGTCGGTGCAGGGGGGATCGGGCAGCTCTTGCAGCGGTCCATCAGTTTTTTCCGGTACGATGATGCGCTCATGGTGGTTCTTGTGATTTTTGCGGCCGTTGTTGTGATCGACCGGATCAGCCTCACGGTTCGAAAGGGGCTGATCTGA